Genomic window (Brevinema andersonii):
TAGTAGTTTTATGTTTTTTCTCTTCTTGACTGTAACCATAACAAAAATGTTTAAAATCTTTTTGGCCGATAAAAAGTTTTGAAATTTGTTGTAGTTTTTCTACATCAAGAGGACTAATATCATGATACATTTTATGAGCCCAAAATGGCGGAAGAATAAGACCTTGATAAATCAAATACATATAAGTTCTTGCTATACAACTGAATGTAGCATGAAATTTATGTGGTTTTTCTTGAATACTGTATACTCTGATATCAGGAGGCAGTTTGTTATTCAGAATTGAGGTGATTTTATGTTGAGGGAGACAATCATTTTTTGTGCGGAAATGTGCTGTATATTTTACAGCATGAGCTCCAGCGTCAGTACGCCCAGCACCCCAAGTGAAAATTTTTTCATTATATAGTTCTGATAAAATAGAATTTAAAGTTCCTTGTATTGTTGGAACATCAGATTGGGTATGCCATCCTTTAAAATTTGTGCCGTCGTACGATATTGTTAACATATATGTTTTTTTTTCTGTCATAAATTCTCCATTGTTTTATTATACGGTAATAATATTTTTTTGTAAAAAAACTCTCCGTTTAAGGAGAGTTTTAGAATTTTTTCTTTGTTCTATTTTAATAAAGTATTAACTTGCTGATTTTTTTCGGTTTCAAGATTAAGTCTCATAGATTTTTCTTCTAATTTCAATTTTTGATACTCTTGATCTTTAGCTTTTAATTTATTTATCAGTTCTTTAACGGCAGCTTGATCATTGGTTTTTTGTGCTTGAGCCATATCAATTTCAAGTAATATCATTTCATATTTAAGATCAGTGTATTTCATTTTGAAAGCCAGGCGTTGTTGATCCCATTTTTTTCTGAATTCTGATTCAATTTTAGCCATTCCACGTTGTTGTTCGGGGGTAGCATTGTAAAACATTGTTTCATGTTTTTTACGGTCGTGTTGGCTCATTTTGTGTTTACGATAGCCAGGATCATCGAAAGAATCAAAATCCATATGTCGAGAACCGTAAGCCATGTAATGGTCAGAAAGACTCTTTGTAAAATTTATACGTGGAACCATCGAAAATGCAAAAAGGGCCAATAAAAGTATTCCTAATTTTTTCATATTGTCTCCTCATGTTTTTATTTATGATCACTATCTTTAGAAAATAGCTATCATAAATTTTAGTTTGATATCTCATTATATAATTTAAGCAATTTTTCTGTTAATTGTTGAGGATTTTGCTCAAATTCTATAATTTTTTTTGAAGTTTTTTCTATATATTTATTGTAAATTTCTTCCGATTGTTTTTGTAAAGTATTTACGTGTTCCAAAACCAATGCTTGCATGTTGGATGTATTATTGTATAATTTTTTGTAGGCTTGGAGAATGGGATGATTCATATCACGTCCTTGTTTTTGTTCATTAAGAAGATATTTTAATTCTTTCATGATAAGCTTTCGTTCTTCCCTAAGAAGCTCCTCTC
Coding sequences:
- the truA gene encoding tRNA pseudouridine(38-40) synthase TruA, whose protein sequence is MTEKKTYMLTISYDGTNFKGWHTQSDVPTIQGTLNSILSELYNEKIFTWGAGRTDAGAHAVKYTAHFRTKNDCLPQHKITSILNNKLPPDIRVYSIQEKPHKFHATFSCIARTYMYLIYQGLILPPFWAHKMYHDISPLDVEKLQQISKLFIGQKDFKHFCYGYSQEEKKHKTTIRRLDYFSIRKKDNVLLFFIQGEGFLRGMIRSLIGIGLAAARGNLHPSDIENAFQNVPLDNTLWKPVPSHGLYFKRAHYPWD